Proteins co-encoded in one Cinclus cinclus chromosome 9, bCinCin1.1, whole genome shotgun sequence genomic window:
- the C9H2orf80 gene encoding uncharacterized protein C2orf80 homolog produces MERKLLKKQIEKLLGDYVGIRLREKGFDPRGQRQSTFLDDMVHYNLALSVALMWLRDSDAQTTLTREKMNFAARTRYTYPNRTEREAMILSSYAGILMNSIPIEEIFEIYSMRPSATHRQSSAKDHCIQPFKISSLHPSAMLTAPQAAEYAWKKSIKYQTPTTHQKQGPHSARRAKNDCKQLDTLTRGKLQGDKGATEAKQGISPRKPGTNSKVRKANEAKT; encoded by the exons ATGGAAAGAAAACTCCTGAAGAAGCAGATTGAAAAACTCCT GGGAGATTATGTTGGCATCAGACTACGAGAAAAAGGATTCGATCCAAGAGGACAAAGGCAGTCCACCTTTCTAGATGACATG GTCCATTACAACTTAGCCCTCAGTGTTGCTTTGATGTGGTTACGTGACTCAGATGCTCAGACTACACTGACAAGAGAGAAAAT GAATTTTGCAGCTCGCACTCGATACACATATCCCAACCGCACTGAGAGAGAAGCTATGATATTATCTTCATATGCTGGAATACTAATG AACAGCATACCTATAGAAGAGATCTTTGAGATTTACAGCATGAGGCCCTCAGCAACACACCGGCAGAGCTCTGCAAAA GACCACTGCATTCAACCTTTCAAGATCTCCTCCCTGCATCCATCTGCCATGCTGACTGCCCCACAAGCTGCAGAGTATGCCTGGAAGAAAA GCATCAAGTACCAGACACCAACAACACATCAAAAGCAAGGCCCTCATTCAGCAAGGAGAGCTAAAAATGACTGCAAGCAACTGGACACACTGACCAGAGGAAAGCTACAGGGTGACAAA GGAGCTAcagaagcaaaacaaggaatttctCCAAGGAAGCCTGGAACAAACTCAAAAGTGAGGAAAGCAAATGAAGCAAAGACATAA